The genome window AGCCGCTCAGGGCTGCACGCACCTGATCCAGACCTGCCACCGGCAACGGGCTGCTGCGCCCGAGGGCTTCCTCGAACAGAGTATTGAGGATGCCGATCAGCAGCGCCGCGTCCTGGCCGGGGCGAATGAACAGATGCTGGTCGGCGATGGCCGCGGTTTCACTGCGCCGTGGATCGACCACCACCAGCTTGCCGCCACGTTTCTGGATGGCCTTGAGGCGCTTTTCCACATCCGGCACGGTCATCAGGCTGCCGTTGGAGGCCAGCGGGTTGCCGCCGAGTATCAGCATGAAGTCGGTGGCGTCGATATCCGGGATCGGCAGCAACATGCCGTGCCCGTACATCTGCATGCTCACCAGATGATGGGGCAGCTGGTCGACCGAGGTGGCGGAAAAGCGGTTGCGGGTTTTCAGCAAACCGAGAAAGTAGTTGCTGTGGGTCATCAGCCCGTAGTTGTGCACGCTCGGGTTGCCCTGATAAATGCCCACGGCATTCTTGCCATGCTCGGCCTGGATCGCTGCCAGCCGTTCGCTGACCAGTGCAAAAGCCGCGTCCCAGCCGATGGGCTGCCAGTCGCTGCCAACCCGCCGCATCGGCTGGCGCAGGCGATCCGGATCATTCTGGATGTCCTGCAGGGCCACCGCCTTGGGGCAGATATGGCCGCGGCTGAAGCTGTCCTGGTGATCGCCCTTGATCGACTGAATGGCCATCGAGCCATCGGCAGCAGTCGAGGTTTCGATGCTCAGGCCGCAGATGGCCTCACACAGATGACAGGCGCGATGGTGCAGTTGCTTGGCCATGGATACCCCTCTGACCCGGATGTACAGCACCGCCACTCAAGGGCGGTGCAGGAATGGGAATGGCTGCTCGCCCGGCGGCAGTCTGACTGCTGCCGACTATGGCCGGCAGGACTGACAGTTTCCAGTCTAGCTGCCATGCTGAATCGGGCAGTATCAGGCGGATGGCTGGATAGCGCGCGGGCAATTTGCGCCGATGCGAGCTTTCCTTATAAGATTCGCCCCCTTCCCTTTCTGTCGCAGCACGCGGCTTTTGCCGTGAGTACAGGCGTTTTCCAGGAAAACCCCACGCTCCGGCCTGATGGACTCGTTAAGGTCATAGCATGAGCACAAGGCACTTTCTCTCCCTGATGGACTGCAGCCCGGACGAGCTGGCCGGACTGATCACCCGCGCCATCGAACTGAAGGCGCTGCGCCGCGATGGCGTGCCCCATGATTCGCTGCGCAATCGTGTACTCGGCATGATTTTCGAAAAAGCCTCGACCCGCACCCGCCTGTCCTTCGAGGCCGGCATGATCCAGCTCGGCGGCCAGGCCATTTTTCTCTCGCCACGCGATACCCAGCTGGGTCGCGGCGAGCCGGTTGGCGACAGCGCCATCGTCATTTCGCGCATGCTCGATGCCGTGATGATCCGCACCTTTGCCCACAGCATGATCGAGGAATTTGCCGCCAACTCGCAGGTGCCGGTAATCAACGGCCTGTCCGATGACCTGCACCCCTGCCAGTTGCTGGCCGACATGCAGACCTTTACCGAGCATCGCGGCCCGATCAGGGGCAAGACCGTGGCCTGGATCGGCGACGGCAACAACATGTGCAACAGCTACCTGCTGGCATCGGTGCAGTTCGACTTCCAGCTGAATATTGCCTGCCCCGAAGGTTACGAGCCGCAGGCGCGCTTCCTCGCCCAGGCCGGTGACCGGGTCAAGCTGTTCCGCGACCCGCGTGAGGCGGTCAAGGGCGCCCATCTGGTCAGCACCGACGTATGGACCTCGATGGGCCAGGAAGAGGAAACCGCCCGGCGCCTGAAGCTGTTCCAGCCCTATCAGGTCAATCAGGCACTGCTGGATATGGCCGCCGAGGACGTGATCTTTCTGCATTGCCTGCCGGCCCATCGTGGCGAAGAAATCAGCCTCGACCTGCTCGAAGACCCGCGCTCCAAGGCCTGGGATCAGGCGGAAAACCGCCTGCATGCACAGAAAGCCCTGCTCGAATTCCTTATCCCCAGCGCCCGGGCGTCATGAGCCAGCCGCTGCTGCTCAACCTGCACGGCGTCAGCTGTGGCTTTGCGCAGCAGCCGGTGGTGCAGGATCTCAGCCTGCACCTGAACTCCGGCGACATCGCCTGCCTGCTCGGCCCTTCCGGCTGTGGCAAGACCACCAGCCTGCGCGCGATTGCCGGCTTCGAGCCGCTGCAGGCGGGCGAGATCAGCCTGAATGGCAAGGTCATCTCCCGACAGGGGTTCACCCTGCCGCCGGAGCAGCGGCGCATCGGCATGGTGTTTCAGGACTACGCGCTGTTTCCGCACCTGACCGTGGCGCAGAACGTGGCTTTCGGCATTCGCCAGCATCCGCGCCGCGAGCAGCTGACGGCCGAACTGCTGGAACTGGTCAAGCTGAGCGAACTGGGCAAACGCTACCCCCACGAACTCTCCGGCGGCCAGCAACAGCGGGTGGCCCTGGCCCGGGCGCTGGCTCCGGAACCGCTACTGCTGCTGCTCGACGAGCCGTTCTCCAATCTGGATGGCGAACTGCGCCGGCGCCTGAGCATGGAGGTCCGCGACATCCTCAAGGCGCGCGGCACCAGCGCCATTCTGGTTACCCATGACCAGGAAGAAGCCTTTGCCGTGAGTGACCACGTCGGCGTGTTCCAACAGGGCCGGCTGCAGCAATGGGATACCCCGTTCAACCTCTACCACGAGCCACTGACGCCGTTTGTCGCCAGTTTCATCGGCCAGGGTTACTTCATTCGCGGGCAGTTGCTCAGCCCGGACACGGTACAGACCGAACTGGGTATCCTCAGGGGCAATCGCGCCTACAGCTGGCCGATCGGCAGTGCGGTGGATGTGCTGCTGCGCCCGGACGATATCGTCCCCGATGCTGCCGGCACCCTGCAGGCACGCGTCAGCGGCAAGACTTTCCTCGGCGCCGCCACCCTGTACCGCCTGCAACTGGCGACCGGCAGCCAGCTTGAAGCCCTGTTTCCCAGCCATGCCGAACACCAGCCGGGCGAGATGGTCGGCATCCGCATCGACGCCGATCATCTGGTGCTGTTTCCTGCCACCGGCAGCCAGCCAACCCGCGAAGCCCTGCTACCGCTCTGAGCCGGCTGGTTCCAGCCACAGGCGACCGCTGGCCACCAGACGCGCCTGACCACCGATCATCACCCGTTCGCCTTCCAGCCGGCACTGCAACTCGCCGCCGCGGGCAGAACACTGGTAAGCGCTGAGCATGGATTTCTTCAGGCGCTGCGCCCAGTACGGAATCAGGCTGCAATGGGCCGAGCCGGTCACCGGATCCTCGTTTACGCCAATCGCCGGGGCAAAGAAGCGCGAAACAAAGTCGTGGGCCTCGCCACGGGCGGTGATGATCACCCCCGACCACGGCAGCCGGGCCAGGGCCGCGAAGTCCGGGTTGCAGGCGCGCACGCTCTGCTCGGAATCAAGCACCACCAGCAACTTGTCGGCCAGCATGGCACTGATCACGCTGACCCCCAGCGCCTGCTCCAGCTCCAGACTGACCGCCAGCGGTTGCACGCTCAATGCGGGAAAATCCAGCACCAGCAGCTCATCCTCACGACTGACGGCCAGCACCCCGGACTTGCAGATGAATTCGATACGCTGGCCCGGCTCGTCATACAGCTCAAACAGCACCTTGGCTGCCGCCAGCGTGGCATGCCCGCACAGTGCCACTTCAGCGCCCGGGGTAAACCAGCGAATATGCCAGCGACTGCCCTCGCGGACCATGAAGGCGGTTTCGGAAAGGTTGTGCTCGGCGGCGATGTGCTGCATCAACTCATCGGCCAGCCAGGCGTCGAGGCGATAGACCATTGCCGGATTGCCGGCAAACGGCTGGCTGGAGAAGGCATCGACCTGATGAAAATCGAGATTCACACGAACCTCCGCAGTTGTCTCTACACGGCAATGCGGAAAAGTGTAGTCGCTGCGGCAAGTGCAGGCTTGGAAATGCCGGCCGCTCAGGCCAGCGGCACTGCAGCTACCCCTTCCGGCCGGGAAAATATAGTTTTAATTCAATCGGTTCGGATGAAACGCTATAGCAAAGCCGGAAAAATCAGGACATACAACAGTCTCCACCGGCAGTCCCCGATTCAAGCCACCCGCTCCGGACTGACGCTGGGCACCTCCGGGGGCTGCAGCGGTGGCAGACCATGGGCTGCACGCGCCGCATCACACTCGGGGTTGTGCTGGCCATCGCTCCAGCTGGCCTGAAACTCGCGGCAGGTACTTGAGCGCTGCTCGTACAGGGTGCAGCGCACGGCACTGCCGACGTCACCCAGCAAACCCGTACAGCGGGCCGGTTTCTGGTTGGTACCGAGCATGGCTACCCGCTGGGGAGTAATCAGTTCAACCTGGTGATCCGGCACGCTGCCACCGGCAGACTGGCACTCTCCCCAGAAAAACGACACACGAAAGTGCGCGCAGCACGCACCACAATTGAGGCAAGGACTGGTATCGGACATCAAGCATATCTACGGGAACCGGCAGGCGGCACGGCGGCCATTCTAGGCTTCGCCGGGCCGTTGGGAAGCCCCCGGCGAAAAGATAAATCTGCCGCGGACCCGACACCCTCATGTCAGCGCTGTCGGACCC of Pseudomonas pohangensis contains these proteins:
- the argF gene encoding ornithine carbamoyltransferase, giving the protein MSTRHFLSLMDCSPDELAGLITRAIELKALRRDGVPHDSLRNRVLGMIFEKASTRTRLSFEAGMIQLGGQAIFLSPRDTQLGRGEPVGDSAIVISRMLDAVMIRTFAHSMIEEFAANSQVPVINGLSDDLHPCQLLADMQTFTEHRGPIRGKTVAWIGDGNNMCNSYLLASVQFDFQLNIACPEGYEPQARFLAQAGDRVKLFRDPREAVKGAHLVSTDVWTSMGQEEETARRLKLFQPYQVNQALLDMAAEDVIFLHCLPAHRGEEISLDLLEDPRSKAWDQAENRLHAQKALLEFLIPSARAS
- a CDS encoding ABC transporter ATP-binding protein; this translates as MSQPLLLNLHGVSCGFAQQPVVQDLSLHLNSGDIACLLGPSGCGKTTSLRAIAGFEPLQAGEISLNGKVISRQGFTLPPEQRRIGMVFQDYALFPHLTVAQNVAFGIRQHPRREQLTAELLELVKLSELGKRYPHELSGGQQQRVALARALAPEPLLLLLDEPFSNLDGELRRRLSMEVRDILKARGTSAILVTHDQEEAFAVSDHVGVFQQGRLQQWDTPFNLYHEPLTPFVASFIGQGYFIRGQLLSPDTVQTELGILRGNRAYSWPIGSAVDVLLRPDDIVPDAAGTLQARVSGKTFLGAATLYRLQLATGSQLEALFPSHAEHQPGEMVGIRIDADHLVLFPATGSQPTREALLPL
- a CDS encoding PhzF family phenazine biosynthesis protein; amino-acid sequence: MNLDFHQVDAFSSQPFAGNPAMVYRLDAWLADELMQHIAAEHNLSETAFMVREGSRWHIRWFTPGAEVALCGHATLAAAKVLFELYDEPGQRIEFICKSGVLAVSREDELLVLDFPALSVQPLAVSLELEQALGVSVISAMLADKLLVVLDSEQSVRACNPDFAALARLPWSGVIITARGEAHDFVSRFFAPAIGVNEDPVTGSAHCSLIPYWAQRLKKSMLSAYQCSARGGELQCRLEGERVMIGGQARLVASGRLWLEPAGSER
- a CDS encoding YkgJ family cysteine cluster protein — its product is MSDTSPCLNCGACCAHFRVSFFWGECQSAGGSVPDHQVELITPQRVAMLGTNQKPARCTGLLGDVGSAVRCTLYEQRSSTCREFQASWSDGQHNPECDAARAAHGLPPLQPPEVPSVSPERVA